GGTGCCACAGCCAACTGCGGACATACAACGTGGGCATGCCGCGGCGAGCCCGTAAGCGCGATAAGTTCTACGACGAGATGGTCCAGCGCGTGATCGACGGGGTCGAGCGCGAGGAGATTCCCGGCGGGCAATACGGCGCCGTGCTGGTGGACGAGGGGCATGACTTCCAGCCGCACTGGCTGAAGCTGGTCGTGCAGATGGTGGATCCGCAGACGCGCTCGCTGCTGGTGCTATACGACGACGCGCAGTCGATCTACCGGCGCGGCGATGCCTTCAGCTTCTCCAGTGTCGGCATCCAGGCCCGCGGCCGCACCACGATCCTGCGAATCAATTACCGCAACACGCAGGAGATCCTCGACCTCGCCAGCAAGTTCGCCCGCGACCTCCTGACCGCCGAGCAGGCGGACGAGGACGGCATCCCGCTCGTCGTTCCGGAAACGGCCGGGCGCGTCGGCGCCCAACCGCAGCTGGTCGAGCTGCCGGACTGGCGCGAGGAGCTATCGTATATGGCCCGGCATCTGCAGCAACTGCACGATTCGGGCATCCCGTGGCGCGAGATGGCTGTGCTCTATCGCCGGAACAAGAGCGCCGACGCCATCGCGAGTGCGCTCGACGAAGCGGCCATACCCCACGAAGCGCTCGCGAGCCGCCGCAAGCGCTCGGCGTTCGATGCCAACACGGAGACGGTCAAGGTGCTCACCATGCACTCAAGCAAAGGCCTTGAATTCCGGGCCGTCGCGATACCCGGCATCAACCGCATGCCCCTTAAGGATGAGGACCCGACGGAGGAAGCACGCGTGCTCTATGTCGGCATGACCCGCGCGATGGATCATCTGCTCATTACCGGGCACGACAAGGGCGGCTTTCTGGATCAGATCCGAAGCGCCGTGGCGTGACCCATTAAGTCAGGTTCCCGGGGCAGTACCCGAATGATCGGTCGCTCAATCTTCCAGGGCGCCTCGCTGCGGTTGTTGTCCCCACACTGATAATTCATGCACATCCTACGGTGACTCGCTCGCACGCTGCGGGGGAATAGCCACGGCTCGTCTCTGGTAGATACGCAACCGCACAGTTCATCTTATGCGGCCATTCAATAACTTAAGACCATGACTTTTCGGGAGTGAGGCGTGAGCGAATCGGGAAGAACGCCAGGCGTACAGGATTCAGGGAAAGAACACCCCGTTAATAGCGATGAGCGCGACCGCGCGGTCCCCGATCTGGAGGTAGATTCCAGTGTGGATGGAAACCCTGACCGAAGCCGGCAACGGAGTCCGTCGACATTGAGAGAGTTCGGCGGCGGGCAGTGGCTCCTACTGTGGTTCTTCATCACCCTTGGTGTGACCTGCGGCAACCTGCTTTCGAATGCCATAACCTCGGCTGCCGTCGCCTATCAGCTGCAAGTGGCCATGTCAGAAGTGACGGAAAGCTTCAAAGAGACCTCTGCCGAGGCCCGACAGGAAGCGCAGGCGGCAGCCGAACGCAGACAGGCGGAGCAGCGGGAGCGGCGCCGGGAAAGCGACCGGGGCCAGAGCCTCGCGCGACAGTGCCAGGATTGGCGCGCCGCACATGAAGATATGGATACTTACACGACAAGGACAAAAATGAATGAGTACTGCGGGGCCTACCGCGAGTACATCCGAACCGGCCGCGTATCACGGGAGTAGACGCACGCCATAAAAGGTTTCGGGTATCTGCAGCACCTGCCATTGGACGCCGTCCGGAGATTCGGAATCGGGCAGTTCCGGACACGTGATACTGAACAACCGCCGACGAGATCGGTATACCGTCCCCGGAACTGCCGTTGCGGGTCTCTTTTTCCTGATATTCACCCGCGGATTTGCTTGCCGTCTGAAGGTGCAACATATAGAGTGCGCGCGCCATCCGCCCACCAAGGACAGACCATGACCCGATTCACGCCACTACTTCTCGCCGGCATCCTGTCGATGCCGTCGGTTGCCGCCGCCCAATCCTCGGATGACTTTGACAGCAACGGATACTTCGGCATTGGTGCACTGTCTTGGACATATGATGAGGACAACTTCCCCGAAGCATCTGGCACAGGGGTGCAGTTCCGTGTCGGCGGCCAAGCCGCGAAACATCTCGACATCGAAGCACGCTTTGCGACTGGTGGATCGGATACCGTAACGGTTAACACATTTGGCGGGCCGGTGGATGTCGATGTCGAACTCGACAATGCGCTCTCGTTTTTCCTCAAGCCGCATACCGGCGGACAGCAGGTGCGCGGCTACGGGTTGCTCGGCTTCACGACTGGCGAACTGACGGCCAGCGCCGGCAACTTTTCCCAAACGGCCGACGACAGCGGCTTCTCTTACGGTCTCGGAGGCGAAGTGAAACTCGGCGACAGTCCGGTTTGGCTGAGCGTCGAGTATGTGAATTACCTTAGCGAGGATGACTACACCGTCGACGGTGTATCCGCCGGGCTTCGCTTCACTTTCTAGCCTTACGCCGACTCTTCATCATTCGCCCCGTATGGTTCGCCCTGCGGGGTGTCCTCCAGGGAGTTCTGGGGGGCCGAAGGCGGTATACCGATCTCGAAAAGCGTTGCTGGAGTTCGGGGTCGCGGTGTGCGGGATCGGAGTAACAACTCGGCGAATACTTCCGCTCAGCGGCGATTTTCTGATCCGACTGGGATGACCGCAGGGGCGTGAGCTCCGGGGCTTCGAGTCTCGAATGCCACAAATGCGTTGCGGGCAGGCATCACCCAACCGCACTATTGCCCACGGTTCAAGGCGTGTGGTCGTGGCGACCCTGATCCCTTCCCTCAATAACTTCCTCCGGCGGATGACCTCGGGCGAGCGCCGGTTCGGGCGGCGGCTCGAGAGTCATCTGGAGAACGATTATCTCTGCTGGTACGACGTCGCGGTCGGACCGAAGCGCCAGCACCCCGATTTCGTCGTTCTCCATCCCTCGCGGGCCTGCTCATCCTCGAGGTGAAGGACTGGAAGCTGGACCACATCCAGCGGATCGATCGGCAGTCCGCGACCGTGCTCACGACGGACGGCGCCAAGGAACTGACGAATCCGCTGGAGTAGGCCCCGGGTCAAGGGTCAGGTCTTGCAATGAAGTCAGGTCTTGCAATGAAGCACGAGTAACCGGGGCATCTCAGATCAGGGTTTTGCCGGTGATCGGCTCAACCCTATTCCAATCCAGAGATCCCGGTAGCAGACAGTGCCGCGGTCTGTTGACGGGAGCCCAGTTTGGGTATTCAATTACCCAAAATGGGTTTAACGCAATGAAACCAACTCGTCGACAGCCTATGCAGCCGACGCCCAGCGGCCTCGCCAATGCCCTGTTCCCGGGCACGCGCAGCAAGGTGCTCGGCCTGGTGTTCGGGCAGCCGGATCGCGCTTACTCGCTCGGCGAGTTGATCGAGCTCGCCGACGCCGGATCCGGTGCGGTCCAGCGCGAGGTGCAACGCCTCGCCGGCAGTGGCCTCCTGGCGGTCGAGACTGTTGGCCGTCAGAAGCTGTACCGCGCAAACCGGGCGGCACCGGTTTTCGATGAACTCTGTTCGCTGGTGGCGAAAACCATGGGGCCCGGGCCGCGACTGGCCAGTGCCATCGCGGCCGCGGGTGACGAGATCACGCTGGCCCTACTCTACGGGTCGGTCGCCCGCGGGACGGATCGGGCCGACAGCGACATCGACCTGTTGCTGGTCTCGGATCGGTTGTCACTCGAGGACGTGTTCGCCTTGCTGGCACCGGTCGAAGAGGAACTCGGCCGCAGGATCAGTCCGACCGTTTATACTTCGGAGGAATTCGAGCGACGACTGCGCGAGGGCAACCCGTTTCTCAAGCGGGTGCTCGCAGGGAAGCACATCTTGCTGAAGGGAGACAGGGATGCCGTCGAGTTCCCCGCTGGATAATCTTGTACGAATCGGGCAGCTCAAACCCGAACCGCCGGATCGCGAGGAGTTCGCCGGGTTGCTGCGCTCGGGTCGACTTCGACTCGAGGACGCCGCCACCCGGGATTTGAGCATCGAGAGCCGATTCGATCTCGCCTACAACGCCGCCCATGCGCTGTCCCTCGCGGCACTGCGGTGGCATGGCTACCGGTCAGAAAACCGGTACCAGGTTTTTCAGTGTCTGCAGCACACGCTCGAACTGCCACCGGAAAACTGGCGCGTACTCGACCAGGCGCACCGCAAGCGCAACCTGGCTGAGTATGAGGGCCTGCTCGATGTCGAGGAGGCACTCGTGGACGGGATGGTTCGCGCCGGCCGAATCGTCCTCGATCGGCTCAAAAAGCTGCCGCCGATTTCCTGAAGAAAATCAGGGGGCGGCCGAATAAAGATACCGTTGACGACCGGGGGTAAGCCGCGGATTTTGGGGCTGGGTCCGACTACCTGCTCCTGGAGGCATGATGACCGGTGAGCCCGACCTTGACGAAGATCGCCTTGCCGAGGCCGCGCTGGCCCTGATGTCGCTGACGCTGCACGATGGTGATCGCGTGTGGAAACAGTACCCGTGGAGTCTGACGGATCGCCTGTTCGATCTCGGCTATATCACCGATCCGAAGAGCAAGGCCAAATCGGTGCAACTCACGCCGGAGGGAAAGGTCCAGGCCGAGCGCGTGCTGCGCGAGCGGTTCGGGCGCGGCGGCGGGTCAGACGGATGAAGCAAAGTGGATGATCAGGCTCCGGGATCTCGGGGGTCAGGGAACTCGGGGGCAGAGTAACGACCTCGCTGTGACCGGGTGTGCGGAGCTTTCACTGTGCCCCTGATCTTTTGAACCGCCTCCGCGCAATGCGCGTGCCCCCGGTAATTCATGGACAAGGGAAACGATGTGTCGACCAGCATTCGGATCAGTGATCTCCAGCTCAACTACCCCACGGAATCCGGTGAGATCGAGGTACTGAAAAGCGCGTCCCTGGAGATTCCGCCGGGCGACACCCTCGCGATCACGGGCCCGTCCGGCAGTGGTAAAACGTCTCTCCTGCTTCTCTTATCGGGGCTGCAACGACCCACCAGCGGTGAGATTCATGTCGGGGACCGGCGGCTCGGGGATATGGATGCCGACGCCCTGGCCGACTGGCGCAGCGAGCACCTCGGCATCGTGTTCCAGTCGTTCCACCTGCTTCCCGGGCTCACGGCACTGGGCAATGTGAGCCTGCCGCTGGAGATTGCCGGGCGATCCGGCGCCCGGGAACAAGCGAAGGCGATGCTCGAAGCCGTTGGCTTGGGGCCCCGGCTGCACCACTACCCGGCACAGCTCTCGGGCGGGGAACAGCAGCGCGTAGCGATTACCCGCGCGATGGTGCATCAACCCAGTTTGCTGTTGGGCGATGAGCCGACCGGCAATCTCGACAGGGACACGGGCGAGAAAGTGCTATCCCTGTTGTTCGAACTCCATCAGGAAAGCCGATCCACGCTGGTGATGGTGACTCACGACGAGCGGGTGGCGGATCGCTGCCAGCATCGGGTGCGCATGGATGGCGGTCGACTCCATGTCGACTGATACCCGCGCGATGTGGATGCTCCGCTTCGCGGTCTCAGACCTTCGCTCCCGCATCTCGGCGCTGAAGATCTTTCTGGCTTGCCTGATCCTGGGCGTCACCCTCGTGGCGGCCACGGCGAGCCTGTATCGCGTCATCGAGCAAAGCCTGCTGGCGGACACCCGCGCGATCCTGGGCGGCGACGTGGAACTGGACACCAGTGAACCCCTGCCGGATGAGGTCAAGCGCTGGATTCAGCGGGACGGCACGCTTTCGCTCGTCCGTGAGGTCGAAACCGTCGTCCGCAGTGAAAGTGCCGATGGGTTCTTCCGCGCGGAAATCCTGTTGCCGGACGCCAATTACCCGCTGTATGGGGAGCTCCGGTTACAGCCCGATCGAACCCTGGCCGCGCTGACTGCCAGGCACGATGGCCAGTGGGGCGCCGTCATCGACCCGCTTCTGGCGGAGCGCCTCGGACAGACCGTCGGCGACGAACTGCAGATCGGTGCCGCCACATTCCGTATCACCGGTCTGATCCAGAGTCAGCCGGACCGGCGACTCAATGCCAACTGGCGTGGCCTGCCCGTGATGATCTCCCAAAAGGGGGTCGACGCCGCAGAGCTGATACGGCCCGGCAGCCGGGTCGACTACGAATATCGCATCCAGACCGACCGCAATCTCGAGACCTGGCTGCAGGCGTTCGAAGAAGCCTTTCCCGATCAACGGTGGGACATCACCACGTTTGCCGAACGCAGCGAGCGTATCGCGGAACGCCTGGACCAGATCGCTACCGCGTTGATCCTGATCGCATTCACCACTTTGTTCATTGGCGGTCTGGGCGTCGCCAACAGCATTCACGCGTACCTCGAGGAAAAACTGGCTACCATTGCCACCCTTCAGACCCTGGGATTGCGACATCGTCCGCTGGTGGGCATCTATCTGCTGCAGGTGGGGATGCTGGGAACCGTGGCGGGCGTGATCGGTGGGGGGCTTGGTCTCGGGCTTGCGGCCATTGCCATCAGCGTCGCGGGCAATGCGTTCGCCTTCGTGGATACGGATGGATCCGCGTCCTGGATTTCATTGTGGCTGCTGCCGCTGTTCTTGAGTTGGTTGTTCGCGGTTCTGACCGCTTACGTCTTTGCCCTGCCGGCCCTCGCACGCGCACTCGCGGCATCACCGGCCGGACTGTTCCGCGGGCAGGTCGAGGCGGCCGGCCATCAACCCCGAACATGGCGGATCGCGAGTTACCTGCTTCTCGGCCTCTACATCGGTGCCTTGCTTTCATGGCTGCCCTCGCCGCTCATCGGCTTTCTGTTTCTCCTTGCGGTCATCGTGCTGTGGGGGCTGCTGGAAGGCATCATCAAGGCGCTCAGACTCGCCGCGAAACGCCTCGAGAACAGTGGCCTGGCGGAGCGCCATTTCGCGCTCCGGCTTGCACTGGCCAACCTGCACCGACCGGATTCCCCGCTGCGTGTAATGCTGCTGTCGCTTGGCACGGCGCTCACACTGGTCGTGGCCTGCACGCTGATTGTCGCGACGCTCCTGCGAGCACTGGAAACCACCATCCCGGAGCAGGCGCCCGCGCTGATTCTGTATGACGTGTTCCCGAACCAGATGGACACGGTCCGGTCCGGACTCCGGGACCTGGACGGCGAGAGCATGACCGAGCTTCTTCCGCTGGTCCGTTCACGACTCACCCGGATCAACGGCCAATCCATTGCCGACGTGCTGGCGGATGACCCCGGCGCGCGACGCGAGGCGATGGGGGACGAATACAAACTCAGTTACCTGCAGAACAATCCGGAGGGGCTGGAACTGGTGCAGGGCAGCTGGTGGGACACCCCCGCGGCCGACCACAAGCCCGTATTCATGGCCATGGAGGACCGGGAGGCCAATGAGTTGGGCCTTGCCGTCGGTGATCGGGTGCAATTCAACGCCCAGGACCAGTTGGTTGACGCCGAGATCCGTGCCATCTATCGGCAAAAGGGCCTGCAAACGCGCTTCTGGTTTGAAGGCATTATGCAGAAGGGCGCACTGGACGGGATGATCAACCGCTACGTGGGCGCGGTGTACCAGACGGACAGCGCCGCCAAAGACAGTCAGCGCTGGCTCGCCCGGAATGTATCCAACGTCATCACCCTGCGTACTGCCGACTGGCTCGAAACTGCAGGCAACCTGCTGAACAAGGCGGCCGCGGGCCTCGCCGCCGTTGCCACGGTCAGCCTGCTGGCAAGCCTCCTGGTGCTGTCCAGCGTGGTCAGTGTCAGCCGCCGTCGCCAACTCTACGAGGCCAATCTGTTGCATTGCCTCGGCGCTCGCCACCGCGCGATCGCGCAGTCGATGCTCCTGGAAACCGGACTGCTGACCGTTCTGGCAACGCTCTTCGCCACCGGCCTCGGGGCGCTGATCGCCCTGCCCGTAGCCCAACTCGCGCTGAAGCTCCCGGCCGCCGGCCTCTGGTGGCTTGGCGCCCTGGTCGCCGCCGCCGTCAGCGCGCTCGCACTGGTCGGCGGTCTGCTTCCCACCCTGAAAGCCCTGCGATTGAACCCGGCCCTCCTGTTGCGTGAGGCTTGAAACGGCGGCATTCGGGTCGGAGTAAGGAATCGGTGGGTGCCGTCAGGCAATAGGCAGGTTGTGACTCTGACTCCGGATTTCTTGGGGAACCTCTGATTATCGGGAGTCCTGTAGGTCGGGCTTACAGCCCGACACTCGCAAGCCCCTGATCTGTCGGGCTATAAGCCCGACCTACATTGTTCCGCAATGCTCTGGCCGGTTTTGATCATAGCTTCCTTAGTATAGAAATGATCCCGTTAATCGGGCTTGCGAGACTGCCCGCCCAGCCGGCAACAGGTCTCGGCAAAGGTGATGACAAGTCTGTCGAGGCTTCAGGTCCAGTCCCGCCCACTGTGGCGGGGCTTTGTTTTTTTGGGGTTAAGACCGGACAACGTGCATCCCGCGTATCGGACAGGCTCTTAGACCAGGTCGTGCCCGGCCGCCCGGAGGCGCCGGGCCAGTTCGGCGATATGGTCGGGACCGACCTCGCAGCAGCCGCCGACGATGGTCGCGCCCTGATCGACCCAGCCCATTGCGAAATCGGCATAGGCCGCAGGATCAAGATCGGTGCGGGCTTCCAGCGCATCGACGGTCGGCGCATCCTTCAGATAGCCCTCGGCGATGTGGGTGAAACCGTTGGCGTAGGCGCCGAACGGCCGGCCGAAGCCTTTGATGATCTCCAGCGCCGCGCTCACCGCCTCGGGGCGCGAGCAGTTGACCAGCACGGCCTCTGGGGCGAACCGCTCCACCAGCGGCGCCAGATCGTCGACCGGCTCACCCGAGCGCAGGCGGGTACCGTCGTCATCATCCACCGTTACCGCCAGCCAGACCGGCAGGCCCTGTCCCGTCGCCGCGCGCAGCGCGCCCTCGCATTGATCGACCGAGGACATCGTCTCGATCAGCAACAGATCGGCCCGATCGCCGATCAGCCGCACGGGTTCGGCATAGAGCTGCGCGGCTTCGTCGGGCGGCGGGCAGATATCCGGCCGATAAGATGCGAAGAGCGGCCCCAGCGACGCCGCGACCCGGCCCGCCCCGTGCGCGTCGCGTGCCGCCCGGGCCGAGTCCAGTGCCGTGTCGGTCAGCGCTTCCAGCTGCGCCTCCATGCCCGCGCGCCGCAGCCGGTCGCGCAGCACGGCATAGGTGTTTGTGGTGGCCACCGTCGCGCCGGCCGCGAAATAGGCGTCATGCACCGTGCGCACCAGTTCGCGGCGGTCGATCATCACCTGCGTGGACCACAGTGGTGTCGGCCTGTCGCCGGCTCGCTTGACGAGTTCCTGTCCGATTGAGCCGTCGAGCAGCGTGATAGCGGTCATGGCCGGTCCTTGTCGCGGTGGGAGAATCGGGGGCAGACCACGAATAGTGGCGAATCTTCAACGGTTGGATGCCCAGAGATTCGTGGTCCGTGTGCGTCATGTTGCGGGTGCCGATCAGCCTGTGGCAAGACGCAACGGCTACGGCGCCCGCGGGTCGCGCAGCTGCTTGGTGGAAAACAGGGACATAACCGGATTCCAGTCTCGCCCGTCGATCCAGGGCGTCGGAAACACCGCCAATGGCCCCGAAATAAGCCGAAAATTCCTAAATGCCCCAGAAAGTCCCTTTGCTCGCGGTACTGGCCCCGTTATTGCAATGAAAATACGGCAGGTACGAGGCTGCGCCTGGCGCGACCGCAGAGACGACACGGGGAGGGAAAGAATGCGAAAGACACAAGGGTGGTGCATCCGGGGGCTGGCGCTGGTGGCGCTACTCGGCGTGTGGAGCGGTGTGGCGGTGGCTGCGACCCCCGTGGCGTACGATCAGACGGTCGATTTCTTCGAGGGCGCGGAAATCGCGCTTTGTGGCACGGACGCCGATGACGATCCGCTGACGTATACGATCGAGTCGAACCCCGCGAATGGGTTCCTGACCGGTACAGCGCCATCCCTCACCTACGAGCCCGATGGCGGTTTCGCCGGCAGTGACAGTTTCACCTTCTCTGTCGACGATGGGACGACGGTTTCCAATACGGCGACCGTGACCATCACCGGGGGTGGTGGCGACGTCACCAGCGGTGCCTGCAGCGGTGGCGGCGGCGGTGGCAACGCGGCCCCGGTCGCCGTCGGTGATTCCGTCAGCGTGAACGAGGATACGTCAGTGGTGATTACGCTGAGCGCCTCTGACCCGGACATTGGTGATTCACTGACCTACAGCGTCACGAGTGCCCCGACCGATGGCACGCTCTCGGGTACCGAACAGACCCTCACGTATACCCCGGATGCCGATTTCAACGGCAGCGACGAATTCACCTTCGTCGCCAACGACGGCACGGTCGATTCCAACGAGGCCACGGTGAGCATTACCGTCAACCCGGTCAACGACCCGCCCCAGGCGATTGCACAGACCGTGGTGGGCCAGGCGAATACGCCGCTGGATATCACGCTCACCGCCACGAATGTGGATGACGACATGCTCTCGTTCACCGTCCTGACCAACCCAAACCATGGCACGCTCAACGGCGCCCCCGACGGGGAGTACACCTATACGCCTGACACCGACTTCACCGGCGCAGACAGCTTCCTCTTCAAAGTGTCCGACTTTTCGGGGGGGGGGCGAGAGCGAAGCGACACTGGATATCACCATCGAAGCCGCGCCCGTGTCCGGGTCCGCGATCATCAACGACACCGGCATCGCCGAGTGCGGCGGCATCGGCTCCAGCGGAGTCTCCTGCGCCGATGCTGGCGCTACCATCGATACGCCGGGGGTGCACCCCGTGAGCGGGGCCACCGTGCCCGCCGGCCAGGATGCGCTCTATGGCCGCGACGCCTACGCGAACGATGACAGCGATGGGGTCGCCGGTTTCAGCTTCACCAAGCTCGACGACAACGGCGACCCGCTGGCGGACCAGACCGTGGCCTACGGTACCGAGCCGGGGCAGGCCGTCTGGGCGTGCGTGCGGGACAACGTCACCGGCCTGATCTGGGAGGTCAAGACGAACAGCGGGCTGCAGGACACTGACAGCCGTTACACCTGGTATGACAGCGATGGCGGGCAGGGCGGCGACCCGGTCGGCGTGTCCGACGGCGGCACCTGTTCCGGCGCATCGGGCTGTGATACCGAGAGGTTCGTCGCCGACGTCAATGGGAACGCCTTGTGCGGTGCAACCGACTGGCGTCTACCAACCCTGGATGAACTGATCGGCATCGTGCACTTCGGAACGCCCGACACGTTCTTTACGGTCGACATCGACACGGGCTACTTCCCGAACGCCTCAGCCGCCGAGTACTGGTCGTCGTCGCGCTCAGCAGTGAGCGGACCATCGGATGCATGGTTGGTCGATTTCGGCATCGAGAACGAGCCGTTCAAGACGTACCCCGTCGACTCGAGTAAGCCCAGGGCAGTGCGTCTGGTCCGGGATGGCCCTTGAGAAGCCTCCGACCAAGTCCAGGCAGTGTGTCGAGGAAGTGTGTCGACAACGGTGCAGGGGCTGCGGCGCCGATCCGCTCCCGGCGGATCGGTCAGCCCGACCGATCAGAAGCTTGCGAGTGTCGGGCTGTAAGAAAAGCCCGACCTGGAAGGGCTCCCGATAACCAGAAGTTCTTTGACTGAAACTTCGTGACCATCGGTGCGTTGGAGCCTGCGGCGCGCCTGCCATGGTGAAACAGATACCCCGAGGCGGCGGACGTCGCCCCGCGAGCGGAAGGAGAGGCAGGATGAATGCGAGAACGCTGGGCGTGGTAATGGTGTTGTTCGTCAGCGGTTGCGGTAGCGATGACGAGGCGTCATCGGTCAGCAATGAGTGTGTGCTGGAGGCATCCCGCGAGCGCACGAAGGGAGACGACTACTACGTCGTCGAGGCGGGCTCGCCCGTTCTTGCGACCGACCCGCAGACCGGCCTGACCTGGGCGAGATGCTCGCTTGGGCAAAGCAATACAGGCACGTCCTGTGGTGGCACTGGCACGATCGTTCGCCATACCTGGTCACAGGCCCTCGGCGCGGCGCGCACCGCCAATCAGAAAGCCTTTGAAGGCCATACGGACTGGCGCTTGCCCAATGTGAAGGAGCTTTCCAGCCTCGTGGATACCGCCTGCGCGAACGTCACCATGAATACGGAGATATTCCCGGGCGTAACCCGCAGCGAGTACTGGTCTTCCTCACCCAACGTGGATCGACCCAGCGACGCGTGGGCTGTCGATTTCGCAACCGGACGGGTGAGGTCCGCTGGGAAGACTACCAAGAGTTTCCCGGTCCGGTTGGTCCGTGGAGGCGACTGAGCGCCCTTCGGGGTGGCGGCAGGGCCGGCACCGCCCCGCAGGACGCGAACCCTGCGCCGCGCAGGACGGTGGAGGCCGATGAGGTTTTCCGGCCTGGCGGAGAGCCTCCCGGATGACGTTGACCCGCCGCTGGCGAGCGACTTCGCCGGCGCGCCCGCTCGGGCGGAGCGGGGCGCAGTGGTGCTGCTGCTCGGCCTCTTCTTCGGGGTCGGGTACCTGTGGGCGGGCAGCGGCCACTCGGCGGCCGATGTATGGTTCGGCGGGATCTGGCTCGATGCGCTGATCCCGCTGGTGCCGCCCTTCATCGTCTTCTACATGCTCGGCTACGTCTTCGTGCTGTCGCCGGTCTTCGTCCTGCGTAGGCGCCAGGAGTTCGAGGCGGGGGTCGTCGTGTTCGCCGGCATGCTCGGCCTCGCCTTCCTCGTGTTCCATTTCTTTCCGGTGTTCATGCACAAACCGCTCGCGATGGGCGACGATTTCCTGTCCACCCTGACGCGCTACCAGCAGCGGACGGATGTCGTCGTCAACAACCTGCCGAGCCTGCACGTGGCCTTGAACGTCTTCGCCTGGCTGGTGCTGTTTTGCCGTGCACGCAGGACCGCGCTCTGGTTGCTGCCGGTGGTCCTGTGCATCGTGGCGTCGACCCTGTTGGTCAAGCAGCATCTGGTGCTGGATGTCCTCGGCGGTGCGGTGTGGGCCGGAGCCGGCTTTCTGGCCTGGCGGCGGTTGCGCCACCACTCCGGTACACGGATGCTGTACGCGTCGACCCTGGTCTTGCTCGTCATCCTCCTGGTCGCCCGTCTGGCGGGGCTTCCCGACGGCCCTCGGGAATTGCTCCGTTCGCTGGCAACGGTGACAGCCGCCTGATACGGCGTCCCGCTGGGCGTCGCATCAACGTTCCCCCGTCGCGACTCCAACCCCGGGTTCCCTGCGAATTCCCTGGACGTGGCAACAGCGTCGCGCCAGGCTCACGAATACGGTCAACCGACCCATCTAACGGGAGCGCCCTTTGCGGAACAGCGTAGCCTTTCTTGTCAGTGTGATCGCGACCCTGCTCGGGCTGGGACTCGCCGTGGTGGTGGACGATGGCGCGTACAGTGTCGCCGGTCTGCCCCTGTTGGCGGCGTTGGCCCTGTTCGGCTTTGCGGTGCAGTGGCTCGTGTTCGTGCCGTCGTATCTGCGCCAGACCGAGCATTACTACGACCTCACCGGCGCACTGACCTACGCCAGCGTGATCCTGCTGGCGGCCGGCTTCAGCGGTCCGGATGCGCGCGGGTGGGTAATCACGATGCTGGTTCTGATCTGGTGCGGCCGTCTGGGCAGTTTCCTGTTTCTGCGCGTCAAACGCGCCGGCAAGGATGGTCGCTTTGACACCCTCAAGCCCTACTGGCCCCGCTTCTTCATGGCCTGGACCCTCCAGGGGCTCTGGGTCTTCATGACGCTGCTGGCTGCATTGATCGCGGTGACCAGCCCGGGATCCTCGGGTTGGGATGCGTGGGCTACGCTGGGGCTGTTGATCTGGGCGGGCGGCTTTGCCATCGAGGCCATCGCGGATCGCCAGAAGAGTGCCTTCAAGGCCAATCCGGCCAACCAGGGGCACTTCATCCAGCACGGGCTGTGGGCGTGGTCGCGCCATCCGAATTACTTCGGTGAGATCGTGCTGTGGACGGGGATCGCTCTGATGGCGACG
This genomic stretch from Halofilum ochraceum harbors:
- a CDS encoding homocysteine S-methyltransferase family protein → MTAITLLDGSIGQELVKRAGDRPTPLWSTQVMIDRRELVRTVHDAYFAAGATVATTNTYAVLRDRLRRAGMEAQLEALTDTALDSARAARDAHGAGRVAASLGPLFASYRPDICPPPDEAAQLYAEPVRLIGDRADLLLIETMSSVDQCEGALRAATGQGLPVWLAVTVDDDDGTRLRSGEPVDDLAPLVERFAPEAVLVNCSRPEAVSAALEIIKGFGRPFGAYANGFTHIAEGYLKDAPTVDALEARTDLDPAAYADFAMGWVDQGATIVGGCCEVGPDHIAELARRLRAAGHDLV
- a CDS encoding Ig-like domain-containing protein, coding for MRKTQGWCIRGLALVALLGVWSGVAVAATPVAYDQTVDFFEGAEIALCGTDADDDPLTYTIESNPANGFLTGTAPSLTYEPDGGFAGSDSFTFSVDDGTTVSNTATVTITGGGGDVTSGACSGGGGGGNAAPVAVGDSVSVNEDTSVVITLSASDPDIGDSLTYSVTSAPTDGTLSGTEQTLTYTPDADFNGSDEFTFVANDGTVDSNEATVSITVNPVNDPPQAIAQTVVGQANTPLDITLTATNVDDDMLSFTVLTNPNHGTLNGAPDGEYTYTPDTDFTGADSFLFKVSDFSGGGRERSDTGYHHRSRARVRVRDHQRHRHRRVRRHRLQRSLLRRCWRYHRYAGGAPRERGHRARRPGCALWPRRLRER
- a CDS encoding DUF1566 domain-containing protein, with product MSGATVPAGQDALYGRDAYANDDSDGVAGFSFTKLDDNGDPLADQTVAYGTEPGQAVWACVRDNVTGLIWEVKTNSGLQDTDSRYTWYDSDGGQGGDPVGVSDGGTCSGASGCDTERFVADVNGNALCGATDWRLPTLDELIGIVHFGTPDTFFTVDIDTGYFPNASAAEYWSSSRSAVSGPSDAWLVDFGIENEPFKTYPVDSSKPRAVRLVRDGP
- a CDS encoding DUF1566 domain-containing protein gives rise to the protein MNARTLGVVMVLFVSGCGSDDEASSVSNECVLEASRERTKGDDYYVVEAGSPVLATDPQTGLTWARCSLGQSNTGTSCGGTGTIVRHTWSQALGAARTANQKAFEGHTDWRLPNVKELSSLVDTACANVTMNTEIFPGVTRSEYWSSSPNVDRPSDAWAVDFATGRVRSAGKTTKSFPVRLVRGGD
- a CDS encoding phosphatase PAP2 family protein, whose product is MRFSGLAESLPDDVDPPLASDFAGAPARAERGAVVLLLGLFFGVGYLWAGSGHSAADVWFGGIWLDALIPLVPPFIVFYMLGYVFVLSPVFVLRRRQEFEAGVVVFAGMLGLAFLVFHFFPVFMHKPLAMGDDFLSTLTRYQQRTDVVVNNLPSLHVALNVFAWLVLFCRARRTALWLLPVVLCIVASTLLVKQHLVLDVLGGAVWAGAGFLAWRRLRHHSGTRMLYASTLVLLVILLVARLAGLPDGPRELLRSLATVTAA
- a CDS encoding DUF1295 domain-containing protein; the protein is MRNSVAFLVSVIATLLGLGLAVVVDDGAYSVAGLPLLAALALFGFAVQWLVFVPSYLRQTEHYYDLTGALTYASVILLAAGFSGPDARGWVITMLVLIWCGRLGSFLFLRVKRAGKDGRFDTLKPYWPRFFMAWTLQGLWVFMTLLAALIAVTSPGSSGWDAWATLGLLIWAGGFAIEAIADRQKSAFKANPANQGHFIQHGLWAWSRHPNYFGEIVLWTGIALMATPAMSGWQWLGWLSPVFVCWLLMKVSGIPMLEQRADEKWGGQADYEAYKAATPVLLLRPPRRSA